A window of Azospirillum lipoferum 4B contains these coding sequences:
- a CDS encoding SIR2 family protein, with protein sequence MPSLDREGYWPCLNDSDSDWTDPQAIERRGQSMLYWALKTRNLVAFLGSGSSMSYGRMSWTDLALTHAKAVQSFLKAHPGQFDTETFGNRFDFHRKSLESGQGDQQLLLDLCEQVWTALDENCISDLAQSKFGIGEAFLTEAKKLGRQEFARACFQEAIKQETVDECAHVRRILQGEMEVKASGNRKKPKKGIECDLYDLISRKCQDSNPPDDQATAWQKIFEDVWRPSPLDRAALTDLRPHLAFFRSDILNSIKKAIEGATGKTAINRRATQHGPSAGDSVVAELLRHAAGIVDVMTKAVETSDEKQVGTVHPTLYYALSLALDLVRACDDQHQTIVKAVVDAMISRSPIGECGRAAFVEPARDPINTLTKRLHIRRFATTNYDLELERYLKDFGFEPKTPSGGALQDGRERVGALGEQARDIALDGVGAADLIGFALSSDEYVAQVVHLHGRATRDSRIVVTERDYRDIYIDKTHSAETYRRGLSILFGGNPVLFLGVGLSEADLLRPLRELLALSSDSNPPVLALMPAQHEPPACDAKTLAAGNRHRICILHYGTEGFTPQSRQKLFQCLDTMKTIKQAIDRSPVTVPPAGRLPDLDHDDGHLKELARHIADIATDVLPNLPDRHIRDALKKVLLTAAMRTETAIRTAAFNAALIEVQRLYGVWRTEWNRDPEARGQYIRYQPIPSRGARPFKCRTWVRHFSSMTEHAADGGSVAGFLAQRDRNYPGRRILVVSGGVGAGKGSIFSRLIQTMAEQPEEGALYKAHFFAGFSFSCEVASVWDALIDFLLWPDRFGESRSKLLSEADPLGGGVGPGYTAMRRLDRLAAALKLASEWPTGERLLIGFNAFDMLFHANGEAKNAEIREVMRLLFSEATDAPIDFVVMVRDSRLPDFIEEQTGTDPPAGGTAGPKTSGADMCRHRYERPISPLKVTAVDPAGGSFLSDAAVTNADVLIRLRDRRRQHGGSGPVQSYAEIILKRLRESCSQNPAPSGIPAEDEDGTPRPLHDLLDQVFDVREERAGKKPAEDPFLHEALIRHLALISIPAGALVLARCPQVKALAERAWRRHERAGDADGSAVGQDIIDDVVKDALKCLALDYLILKIDNHDIRAKSKKDPNQEKRYQLHRSVQYYVYRKLGSQVMEPVEFLYFTPTLYGSQASSLPQLHANAYVFLYELVDGLTEYPEPSGRPEKAGSPPMPAAVRFKSLRASLGIVRTLLTLGIVSRLGDTSALPVRTRGMGCLEHHKLVLRWMLHAALISDSPHNLVETPPPFYADETVWLLNEVGVFALAQGCCREAESYFARAVRANRMAEGEPGGAMYRRILLNRGLCAMDMGRLEVARRIFREVQQAPDEELLLRALARGYLGQVEHLAGRYDEADLLFRDALRGLDALHHLRPTSQLRRYRAHMLCKMGRTDDARRELDAAVQAAEAGGFSDFIHLAQVSEARLGLARGAGLAELLPGLDSAEAYADRMDMPRLKVDLLRIRAEIFLSQGETRLPADLVTEALRVANLNDLVPRRIAGTELLSRIYRAQGNLEGAARLLASARRTARSCGYFLAADTKGSGATVV encoded by the coding sequence ATGCCTTCTTTGGACCGCGAGGGGTATTGGCCATGTCTTAATGACTCCGATTCGGACTGGACCGACCCACAGGCGATCGAAAGACGTGGTCAGTCAATGCTCTACTGGGCTTTGAAGACCAGGAACCTCGTCGCGTTTCTCGGTTCCGGCAGTTCGATGTCTTATGGGCGGATGTCCTGGACCGATCTTGCATTGACCCACGCCAAAGCGGTCCAGTCCTTTCTGAAGGCGCATCCTGGACAATTTGACACCGAGACGTTCGGAAATCGCTTTGACTTTCATCGAAAGTCGCTCGAATCAGGCCAAGGCGATCAGCAGCTTCTTCTCGACCTGTGTGAGCAGGTCTGGACCGCCCTTGATGAAAACTGCATCTCCGACCTGGCCCAATCCAAATTCGGTATCGGCGAAGCGTTCCTGACGGAGGCGAAGAAGCTCGGCAGGCAGGAGTTCGCGCGAGCCTGCTTCCAGGAAGCGATCAAGCAGGAAACGGTGGACGAGTGCGCTCACGTCCGCCGCATCCTGCAGGGCGAGATGGAGGTGAAGGCGTCCGGGAACAGAAAGAAACCCAAAAAAGGGATCGAATGCGACCTCTATGACCTGATCAGCCGGAAGTGCCAGGATTCCAATCCACCCGATGATCAGGCCACGGCTTGGCAGAAGATATTCGAGGATGTCTGGAGACCTTCGCCGCTCGACCGTGCCGCGCTGACCGACCTGCGCCCGCACCTGGCCTTCTTTCGGAGCGACATACTGAACAGCATAAAGAAGGCTATCGAGGGGGCCACCGGAAAGACCGCCATCAATCGAAGGGCGACGCAGCACGGCCCATCGGCCGGCGATTCCGTTGTGGCGGAATTGCTGCGGCATGCCGCCGGCATCGTCGACGTGATGACGAAGGCGGTTGAGACCAGTGACGAGAAGCAGGTCGGCACCGTTCACCCGACGCTGTATTACGCTTTGTCCCTGGCCCTCGACCTCGTCCGGGCCTGCGACGATCAACATCAGACCATCGTCAAGGCCGTGGTGGACGCCATGATCAGCCGGTCGCCGATCGGCGAGTGTGGCCGCGCGGCGTTCGTCGAGCCTGCAAGGGATCCGATCAACACGCTGACGAAGAGGCTGCACATCCGCCGCTTCGCGACCACGAATTACGACCTCGAACTGGAACGCTATCTGAAGGATTTCGGCTTCGAACCGAAGACGCCCTCCGGCGGTGCCCTTCAGGACGGCAGGGAACGGGTCGGCGCCCTCGGCGAACAGGCCCGCGACATCGCGCTCGACGGCGTCGGGGCGGCCGATCTGATCGGGTTCGCATTATCCTCCGACGAATATGTCGCGCAGGTCGTGCATCTGCACGGGCGTGCGACGCGCGATTCCCGGATCGTGGTGACTGAGCGGGACTACCGCGACATCTATATCGACAAGACCCACTCCGCGGAAACCTACCGGCGGGGATTGTCCATTCTGTTCGGCGGAAATCCTGTCCTTTTTCTCGGTGTCGGGCTAAGCGAGGCCGACCTGCTGCGCCCGCTGCGCGAGCTTCTGGCCCTGTCATCCGACTCCAACCCGCCCGTGCTGGCGCTGATGCCGGCACAGCACGAACCCCCGGCGTGCGACGCGAAAACGCTGGCGGCCGGTAACCGTCACCGCATTTGCATCCTGCATTATGGCACGGAGGGCTTCACCCCCCAGTCCAGGCAAAAGCTCTTCCAGTGCCTCGATACGATGAAAACCATCAAACAGGCGATCGACAGGTCCCCGGTGACGGTCCCCCCCGCAGGCAGGCTGCCTGACCTGGATCATGACGACGGGCACCTGAAGGAACTGGCCAGGCACATCGCGGACATTGCGACGGACGTGCTGCCGAACCTGCCGGATCGACACATCAGGGACGCTCTGAAGAAGGTTCTTCTTACCGCGGCCATGCGGACGGAAACCGCGATCAGGACGGCCGCCTTCAACGCCGCCCTGATCGAGGTGCAGCGCTTGTATGGTGTCTGGCGGACTGAATGGAACCGGGATCCCGAAGCGCGCGGGCAGTACATCCGCTACCAGCCTATCCCGTCGCGGGGCGCCCGTCCGTTCAAATGCCGCACATGGGTCCGCCACTTCTCGTCCATGACCGAGCATGCGGCCGATGGCGGTTCGGTGGCTGGCTTCCTGGCGCAAAGGGACCGCAATTACCCTGGGCGCAGGATCCTGGTCGTTTCCGGCGGCGTCGGCGCCGGGAAGGGGAGCATCTTCTCGCGCCTGATCCAGACCATGGCCGAGCAGCCGGAGGAAGGTGCTCTGTACAAGGCACACTTCTTCGCAGGTTTCAGCTTTTCCTGCGAAGTGGCATCGGTCTGGGATGCCTTGATCGACTTCCTGCTCTGGCCCGACCGGTTCGGTGAGTCCAGAAGCAAGCTCCTTAGCGAAGCGGATCCCTTGGGAGGCGGCGTCGGGCCGGGCTATACCGCGATGCGGCGCCTGGACCGTCTCGCCGCGGCATTGAAATTGGCGTCGGAATGGCCAACCGGTGAGCGGCTGCTGATCGGTTTCAATGCCTTCGACATGCTGTTTCACGCAAACGGCGAGGCGAAGAACGCGGAAATCCGCGAGGTGATGCGCCTTCTGTTCAGCGAGGCGACGGACGCGCCGATAGACTTCGTCGTCATGGTTCGCGACAGCCGCCTCCCCGATTTCATCGAGGAGCAGACAGGCACGGACCCGCCGGCCGGCGGCACGGCAGGTCCCAAGACATCCGGAGCGGACATGTGCCGGCATCGCTATGAAAGGCCGATCTCACCGCTCAAGGTTACAGCCGTCGATCCCGCCGGCGGGTCATTCCTTTCGGATGCAGCGGTGACCAACGCCGATGTGCTGATCAGGCTCCGTGACCGACGGCGGCAGCATGGCGGCTCCGGCCCGGTCCAAAGCTACGCCGAGATCATCCTGAAGCGGCTGCGGGAGAGCTGCTCGCAAAACCCCGCCCCTTCCGGAATCCCGGCGGAAGACGAGGACGGCACCCCGCGTCCCCTCCATGATTTGCTCGACCAGGTGTTTGACGTCCGGGAAGAGCGGGCCGGGAAGAAGCCTGCGGAAGATCCGTTCCTGCACGAAGCCCTGATCCGCCATCTTGCCTTGATTTCGATACCGGCCGGAGCGTTGGTCCTTGCGCGGTGTCCCCAGGTGAAGGCGCTGGCGGAGCGCGCCTGGAGGAGGCATGAGAGAGCGGGGGATGCAGACGGTTCCGCCGTCGGGCAGGATATTATCGACGACGTGGTGAAAGATGCCCTGAAGTGCTTGGCTTTGGATTATCTCATATTAAAGATCGACAATCATGATATTCGTGCGAAAAGCAAGAAAGATCCAAATCAGGAAAAACGTTACCAGCTGCATCGGTCGGTCCAATACTACGTATATCGCAAGCTTGGCTCGCAGGTTATGGAGCCTGTAGAGTTTCTCTACTTCACGCCGACGCTGTATGGCAGCCAGGCAAGCAGCCTGCCGCAGCTGCACGCCAATGCCTACGTCTTCCTCTATGAACTCGTCGATGGACTGACCGAATATCCCGAACCCTCGGGCAGACCTGAGAAAGCCGGTTCGCCCCCGATGCCCGCCGCCGTCCGGTTCAAGAGCCTGCGCGCCTCGCTGGGCATCGTCCGGACGCTCCTGACGCTGGGCATCGTGTCACGTCTTGGCGATACCAGCGCCCTTCCGGTCAGAACGCGCGGGATGGGCTGCCTCGAACACCACAAGCTCGTGCTGCGATGGATGCTGCACGCCGCCCTGATCAGCGACAGTCCGCACAACCTGGTGGAAACCCCGCCGCCGTTCTATGCCGACGAGACGGTCTGGCTGCTGAACGAAGTCGGCGTGTTCGCGCTGGCGCAGGGATGCTGCCGCGAGGCGGAAAGCTATTTCGCCCGGGCCGTCCGGGCCAACCGGATGGCCGAGGGCGAACCCGGCGGCGCCATGTACCGGCGCATCCTGCTGAATCGCGGCCTGTGCGCGATGGACATGGGGCGTCTGGAAGTGGCACGTCGGATCTTCCGCGAGGTACAGCAGGCGCCGGACGAGGAACTTCTTCTGCGCGCTCTCGCCCGTGGCTATCTGGGGCAGGTCGAGCATCTGGCCGGGCGCTACGATGAGGCCGACCTGCTGTTCCGCGATGCCTTGAGGGGGCTTGATGCCCTCCACCATCTTCGTCCGACCAGCCAGCTGCGGCGGTACCGTGCCCACATGCTGTGCAAGATGGGCCGCACGGACGACGCGCGCCGCGAACTGGACGCTGCCGTGCAGGCGGCCGAGGCCGGAGGATTTTCCGATTTCATCCACCTTGCCCAGGTGTCGGAGGCGCGGCTTGGCCTGGCCCGCGGCGCGGGCCTGGCGGAACTGCTTCCCGGTCTCGATTCGGCGGAGGCGTATGCCGACCGCATGGACATGCCACGGCTCAAGGTCGACCTGCTGCGCATCCGGGCGGAAATCTTCCTGAGCCAGGGGGAGACCCGCCTGCCGGCCGACCTTGTCACGGAGGCCTTGCGCGTTGCCAACCTGAACGATCTCGTCCCCAGACGGATTGCCGGGACGGAACTCCTGTCCCGCATCTACCGGGCGCAGGGCAACCTCGAGGGCGCTGCGCGCCTGCTGGCTTCGGCGCGTCGCACGGCCCGCTCCTGCGGCTATTTCCTGGCAGCGGACACGAAAGGATCGGGGGCCACGGTCGTCTGA